In Bordetella holmesii ATCC 51541, the following proteins share a genomic window:
- a CDS encoding branched-chain amino acid transport system / permease component family protein, with protein sequence MILLQLIYSGIALGMIYAVIAFGYQLTFATSGTLNFGQGEALMLGALVGLTLVGLGVNYWVMIPIVCVFGFLQGMFVERVGVRPAIKTRSEFGWIMATIALGIIFRNVAENIWGRDDLRFPSPLPEAPMKIMGANVLPMELLVVFGALAMMLLVELFNRKSIYGKAFVATSNDRDAAGLMGISTGLVITFSYAMSSLTAAFAGVLVAPLTLTGATMGAVLGLKAFAVAIIGGLSSGMGVVVGGLILGIAETTTGFYLSTGYKDVPGLVLLLLVLTFKPAGLFGKTAIKKV encoded by the coding sequence ATGATTCTTCTACAGCTTATCTACAGCGGTATCGCGCTGGGCATGATTTATGCCGTCATCGCGTTCGGGTATCAGCTCACGTTTGCCACCTCCGGCACCCTTAACTTTGGCCAGGGCGAAGCGCTCATGTTGGGCGCACTGGTCGGACTGACACTCGTCGGCCTGGGCGTGAACTATTGGGTGATGATCCCCATTGTCTGCGTTTTCGGGTTCCTGCAAGGCATGTTCGTCGAGCGCGTCGGCGTACGTCCAGCTATCAAGACACGTTCCGAATTCGGCTGGATCATGGCCACGATTGCCTTGGGCATTATTTTTCGCAATGTGGCCGAAAACATCTGGGGCCGCGACGATCTGCGCTTCCCATCCCCCCTGCCCGAGGCACCCATGAAAATCATGGGCGCCAACGTTCTGCCCATGGAGCTTCTGGTGGTGTTCGGCGCGCTGGCCATGATGTTGCTGGTCGAACTCTTCAATCGCAAATCCATTTACGGCAAGGCCTTCGTCGCCACGTCCAATGACCGCGATGCCGCCGGCTTGATGGGGATCAGCACCGGCCTGGTCATCACGTTCTCCTACGCCATGTCCTCGCTGACCGCCGCCTTTGCCGGCGTGCTGGTCGCACCACTGACCCTCACGGGCGCCACCATGGGTGCGGTTCTTGGCCTGAAGGCCTTCGCCGTGGCCATCATCGGCGGCCTGTCCAGCGGCATGGGGGTAGTCGTCGGCGGCCTCATCCTCGGCATCGCTGAGACCACCACCGGCTTTTATCTGTCGACCGGGTACAAGGATGTCCCCGGCCTGGTTCTTCTGCTGCTGGTATTGACCTTCAAACCCGCCGGCCTGTTCGGCAAGACCGCGATCAAGAAGGTGTAA
- a CDS encoding branched-chain amino acid transport system / permease component family protein has protein sequence MALACLAAIPLGVTNTYYLHLLETIMIYSILLFGLDIVVGYTGQVSLGHAGLFGIGSYVAGVLVFHLQMPIWITLPAAIIIAAAFGAVLALPALRVTGPYLAMVTLAFGTIIQILINEMTFLTEGPLGIKINKPAFGSHILDKQEYFWLVALLLVLSLVVVHRILKSHLGRSFEALRDSPIASDCMGVSVYRHKVIAFVISAGFAGLAGALYSYSEQYISPNTYNFELTILFLLAIIMGGRKTRTGAILGASIIVLLPKMLDDIETFRIIALVVAVLVAGGSALAVARGKADARRVAVPVAGTIALAVFAYWLDAVTDWRLSIFGVMILFVVYYLPDGIVGFVRNLFFSTRRKALSVSSELAERANAVPTAAAGPVETLLQAQGILMQFGGLKALNQVDLDVKRGTIHGLIGPNGSGKSTMMNVLTGIYLPTAGSVTFAGRSLVGMTPAEIAANGVARTFQNVQLFGEMTALENVLVGLHHSFTTGLASVALHTPRWKHEEQKARARALALLEFVGLSDLAGEEARNLPYGKQRLLEIARALALDPQLLLLDEPAAGLTAPDIAELLVIIRKVRDHGITLILIEHHMDVVMSVCDTVSVLDFGQKIAEGLPAEIQQNAKVIEAYLGGATA, from the coding sequence GTGGCCCTGGCCTGCCTGGCAGCCATCCCGCTGGGCGTGACCAACACCTACTATCTGCACCTTCTCGAAACCATCATGATTTACTCGATCCTGCTGTTCGGGCTCGATATCGTGGTGGGCTACACCGGACAAGTGTCGTTGGGCCACGCCGGCCTGTTCGGCATCGGCTCGTATGTGGCAGGCGTCCTGGTCTTTCACCTGCAAATGCCCATCTGGATCACGCTGCCGGCGGCCATCATTATCGCGGCCGCGTTCGGCGCCGTGCTGGCTCTGCCCGCCTTGCGCGTGACGGGCCCCTACCTGGCCATGGTGACACTGGCTTTTGGCACCATCATCCAGATTCTCATCAACGAGATGACCTTCCTCACCGAGGGGCCGCTGGGCATCAAGATCAACAAGCCCGCCTTCGGCAGCCACATCCTCGACAAACAGGAGTATTTCTGGCTGGTCGCGCTGCTTCTGGTGCTGTCGCTCGTCGTGGTGCATCGCATCCTCAAATCGCACCTGGGCCGATCGTTCGAAGCCTTGCGCGACAGTCCGATCGCTTCGGACTGCATGGGTGTCTCGGTCTACCGGCACAAGGTGATCGCCTTTGTGATCAGCGCGGGGTTCGCTGGCCTGGCTGGCGCGCTGTACTCCTATTCCGAACAGTACATCTCGCCCAACACCTACAACTTCGAACTCACCATCCTGTTTCTGCTGGCCATCATCATGGGCGGCAGAAAAACGCGCACCGGGGCGATTCTTGGCGCGTCCATCATCGTCCTGTTGCCCAAGATGCTCGATGATATCGAGACCTTCCGCATCATCGCGCTGGTCGTCGCCGTTCTCGTGGCCGGGGGCAGTGCGCTGGCAGTGGCCCGCGGCAAGGCCGACGCCCGTCGCGTGGCGGTGCCGGTGGCAGGCACCATTGCCCTGGCTGTATTTGCCTACTGGCTCGACGCCGTCACCGACTGGCGCTTGAGCATCTTCGGCGTCATGATCCTTTTCGTGGTCTATTACCTTCCCGACGGCATCGTGGGCTTTGTGCGCAACCTGTTCTTCTCCACGCGACGCAAGGCGCTCTCGGTCAGCTCAGAACTGGCCGAGCGCGCCAACGCCGTCCCGACGGCGGCGGCCGGCCCGGTCGAGACCTTGCTGCAGGCCCAAGGCATCCTCATGCAGTTCGGGGGCTTGAAGGCGCTCAATCAGGTGGACCTGGACGTCAAACGCGGCACCATACATGGGCTGATCGGACCAAACGGCTCAGGCAAGAGCACCATGATGAACGTGCTCACCGGGATCTATCTCCCCACTGCCGGCAGCGTGACGTTCGCCGGGCGGTCGCTGGTGGGGATGACACCTGCTGAGATCGCCGCCAACGGTGTGGCGCGTACGTTCCAGAACGTGCAGCTCTTTGGCGAGATGACAGCGCTGGAGAACGTGCTGGTGGGTCTGCATCACAGTTTCACCACCGGGCTGGCCAGTGTCGCGCTGCATACGCCACGCTGGAAGCACGAAGAGCAGAAGGCGCGCGCACGCGCGCTGGCCCTGCTCGAGTTTGTCGGTCTGAGCGACCTCGCAGGCGAAGAAGCACGTAACCTGCCCTACGGCAAACAACGCTTGCTGGAGATTGCCCGCGCCCTGGCGCTGGACCCACAGTTACTGCTGCTCGATGAGCCGGCAGCCGGCCTGACCGCGCCCGACATCGCCGAGCTGCTGGTCATCATCCGCAAGGTGCGCGATCACGGCATCACCCTCATCCTGATCGAACACCACATGGATGTGGTCATGAGCGTATGCGACACGGTATCCGTGCTGGACTTCGGCCAGAAGATTGCCGAGGGGCTGCCTGCCGAGATCCAGCAAAATGCCAAGGTCATCGAAGCCTATCTGGGCGGCGCCACCGCCTGA
- a CDS encoding ABC transporter family protein has product MLTVKNLEAGYGKVKVLHGISLDVPKAKVVTLIGSNGAGKTTTMRALSGMIRPTAGEITLEGRSIAGQESFRIARLGLAHSPEGRRVFPTLSVTDNLLLGAFPRLTGSRPRGDVQADLGRAMDLFPRLKERRDQLAGTLSGGEQQMLAMARAIMLNPQLVLLDEPSMGLAPILVEEVFRIIARLKEQGVTMLLVEQFAAAALNVADYGYVLENGRISVHGPADQLKHDPAVVAAYLGGGH; this is encoded by the coding sequence ATGCTTACTGTCAAGAATCTCGAAGCGGGCTACGGCAAGGTCAAGGTGCTGCATGGCATCAGCCTGGATGTTCCCAAAGCCAAGGTGGTGACGCTGATAGGCTCCAATGGAGCGGGGAAAACCACCACCATGCGCGCCCTATCGGGCATGATCCGGCCAACCGCAGGCGAGATCACCCTCGAGGGACGCTCCATCGCCGGCCAGGAGTCCTTTCGCATCGCACGCCTGGGCCTGGCGCATTCGCCCGAGGGCCGGCGCGTCTTTCCCACGCTGTCCGTGACCGACAATCTGTTGCTGGGCGCGTTTCCGCGCCTGACCGGCAGCCGCCCGCGCGGCGATGTGCAGGCCGATCTGGGACGGGCAATGGATTTGTTTCCTCGCCTGAAAGAGCGCCGCGATCAATTGGCCGGCACACTATCCGGTGGCGAACAGCAAATGCTGGCCATGGCGCGCGCCATCATGCTCAATCCGCAACTCGTCCTTCTGGACGAGCCATCCATGGGACTGGCGCCGATTCTGGTCGAAGAAGTGTTTCGCATCATCGCGCGCCTGAAGGAGCAGGGCGTGACCATGCTGCTGGTCGAGCAGTTCGCCGCCGCCGCGCTCAATGTGGCCGACTATGGGTACGTGCTCGAAAATGGCCGCATCTCGGTGCACGGACCCGCCGACCAGCTCAAACATGACCCGGCGGTGGTGGCCGCCTATCTGGGTGGCGGGCACTGA
- a CDS encoding cyclic nucleotide-binding domain protein: MLSGLVKVSVGNAEGKVASLTGVPAGGWIGEGSLLKREVRKYDVVALRDSVVARLPAATFDWLLDTSIPFNRYLLHQLNERVAQFIGKAEHDRLLDPDARVARCLAELFNPLLYPGMGMRLAITQEEVGYLARVSRQRANQALGKLEEAGLLKVEYGAVRVMDLDGLKRYGADAAAVDEE, translated from the coding sequence GTGCTTTCCGGCTTGGTGAAAGTATCGGTAGGCAATGCCGAGGGCAAGGTCGCCTCGTTGACCGGGGTGCCAGCCGGGGGCTGGATAGGCGAGGGTTCCCTGCTCAAACGCGAGGTTCGCAAATACGATGTGGTGGCATTGCGTGACTCGGTGGTGGCGCGCTTGCCCGCGGCGACCTTCGACTGGCTGCTTGACACCAGCATCCCCTTCAATCGTTATCTGCTGCACCAACTCAATGAGCGCGTGGCGCAGTTCATCGGCAAGGCCGAACACGACAGGTTGCTGGATCCGGACGCCCGGGTGGCCCGCTGCCTGGCCGAACTGTTCAACCCTTTGTTGTACCCCGGCATGGGCATGCGCCTGGCCATCACGCAGGAAGAGGTCGGCTATCTGGCGCGCGTCTCACGGCAGCGCGCCAATCAGGCCCTCGGAAAACTCGAAGAGGCAGGACTGCTGAAAGTAGAGTATGGCGCGGTGCGCGTGATGGATCTGGATGGCTTGAAGCGCTATGGTGCGGATGCCGCGGCCGTCGATGAAGAGTAA